A part of Solea solea chromosome 8, fSolSol10.1, whole genome shotgun sequence genomic DNA contains:
- the rufy3 gene encoding protein RUFY3 isoform X1: MAERDTGDMPLQSSSEAVKSSGTQNSSDENGHTDSPDDTLSPTSVIYFKEALNSSSVRFGQTGSLSPTLLRQYDFKIERIESKRKNPKDPIAIERLNLMNMAKLSIKGLIESALNLGRTLDSDYAPLQQFFVVMEHCLKHGLKTKKTFLGQNKSFWGALELVEKLTPEAGEITASVKDLPGLKTPLGRGRAWLRLALMQKKLSDYMKTIINRKDLLSEFYEANALMMEEEGAVIAGLLVGLNVIDANLCMKGEDLDSQVGVIDFSMYLKDGGHSSKSAEGDGQITAILDQKNYVEELNRHLSASVNNLQAKVDALEKSNTKLTEELAVANNRIITLQEDVERVKEESSYQLESRKALRSDSAPDGQALGETRKQLKEETLLRLDVEKELEVQIGMKQEMELSMKMLEKDICEKQDALVELRHQLEDLHTINQQLTHKSQSTDASSKQKSEVIARMEDKINQMNGTVKQLETRCKHAEREKDLALEANRLFKQEFGDKIESLQDEVEQLRRHRWNLEQELRKERERRSEHQLNPTSRPSSAPQRERRLTESMPKQLPESLPVKSESDQLHSGQEDKTSLSSSLSLSYHEDELEFLQEELFVAISPSMCTMCEQEDSLLKTKIQCKNCSGVFCESCVSNQLPLPSSILPETVCTTCYSLLLQQYASTPT, translated from the exons atggCGGAGCGGGACACGGGAGATATGCCTCTGCAGTCCTCTTCTGAGGCTGTAAAAAGTTCTGGGACACAGAATTCCTCGGATGAAAACGGACATACTGACAGTCCAGATGACACTCTCTCCCCGACCTCAGTGATTTACTTCAAGGAGGCTTTAAACTCATCGAGCGTGAGGTTTGGGCAGACTGGGTCACTGTCCCCTACTTTACTTCGACAGTACGATTTCAAGATTGAACGAATCGAGTCGAAGCGCAAAA ATCCTAAGGATCCCATTGCCATCGAAAGGCTTAACTTGATGAACATGGCCAAACTGAGCATCAAGGGCCTGATTGAGTCTGCTCTAAACCTGGGACGCACACTTGACTCTGACTATGCACCTCTCCAGCAGTTCTTTGTCGTGATGGAGCACTGTCTGAAGCATGGCTTGAAAA CCAAGAAGACCTTCCTGGGGCAGAACAAGTCATTCTGGGGTGCGTTGGAGTTGGTTGAGAAGCTGACGCCGGAGGCAGGAGAGATCACTGCCAGTGTAAAAGATCTGCCTGGCCTCAA AACACCTCTAGGTAGAGGCCGTGCCTGGTTACGACTGGCTTTAATGCAGAAGAAGCTCTCGGACTACATGAAGACCATCATCAACAGAAAGGAcctgctcag TGAATTTTATGAGGCAAATGCATTGATGATGGAGGAAGAAGGTGCCGTCATTGCTGGACTACTCGTCGGACTGAATGTCATTGATGCCAACCTGTGTATGAAGGGAGAGGACTTGGACTCACAG GTCGGGGTGATTGATTTCTCAATGTACctcaaagatggtggacacagCAGTAAGAGTGCAGAGGG TGATGGTCAGATCACAGCGATTCTGGATCAGAAGAATTACGTGGAGGAGCTGAACAGACATTTAAG tgCGTCTGTAAATAACCTCCAGGCCAAAGTGGACGCCCTTGAAAAGTCCAACACAAAACTAACAGAAGAG CTTGCAGTGGCAAATAACCGCATCATCACTTTACAAGAAGATGTGGAGAGAGTAAAAGAGGAGAGCTCATATCAGCTGGAGTCCAGAAAG GCGTTAAGAAGTGACTCAGCACCAGACGGACAAGCTCTGGGTGAAACGCGCAAGCAGCTCAAAGAGGAAACTCTGCTTAGATTG GATGTGGAAAAGGAGCTGGAGGTGCAGATCGGTATGAAGCAGGAGATGGAGCTGTCCATGAAGATGCTGGAGAAAGACATTTGTGAAAAGCAGGATGCTCTGGTGGAGCTCAGACATCAGCTGGAAGACCTCCATACCATCAACCAACAACTCACCCATAAGTCGCAG AGCACCGATGCCAGCTCTAAACAGAAGAGTGAAGTTATCGCTCGCATGGAAGATAAAATCAACCAGATGAATGGGACTGTAAAACAGCTGGAAACCAG ATGCAAACAcgctgagagagagaaggatCTGGCTCTCGAGGCTAACCGGCTCTTCAAACAAGAGTTTGGAGACAAAATTGAGAGTCTGCAGGACGAGGTGGAGCAGCTGAGGAGGCACAG GTGGAACTTGGAACAAGAGCTGAGAAAAGAGCGAGAGCGAAGGAGCGAGCATCAGCTCAACCCGACATCCAGGCCCTCCAGTGCTCCTCAGCGGGAGAGGAGACTCACGGAGAGCATGCCGAAA CAACTCCCAGAGTCACTGCCAGTCAAAAGCGAGTCTGACCAGCTGCACAGTGGACAGGAGGACAAAACCAGTCTGAGCTCCAGCTT GTCCTTGTCATATCATGAGGATGAGCTG GAATTTCTGCAGGAGGAGTTGTTTGTGGCGATAAGTCCATCCATGTGTACGATGTGTGAACAGGAAGACTCGCTCCTGAAGACAAAG ATACAGTGTAAGAACTGCAGCGGTGTTTTCTGCGAGAGCTGCGTCTCTAATCAACTGCCGTTACCCTCCTCCATTCTCCCAGAGACGGTGTGCACCACCTGCTACTCTCTGTTACTCCAGCAGTACGCTTCAACGCCAACATGA
- the rufy3 gene encoding protein RUFY3 isoform X3 gives MSDLTPQSETPTPTTDKITQAARETIYLCNFRVSVDGEWLCLRELNDISLTPDPEPAHEDPKDPIAIERLNLMNMAKLSIKGLIESALNLGRTLDSDYAPLQQFFVVMEHCLKHGLKTKKTFLGQNKSFWGALELVEKLTPEAGEITASVKDLPGLKTPLGRGRAWLRLALMQKKLSDYMKTIINRKDLLSEFYEANALMMEEEGAVIAGLLVGLNVIDANLCMKGEDLDSQVGVIDFSMYLKDGGHSSKSAEGDGQITAILDQKNYVEELNRHLSASVNNLQAKVDALEKSNTKLTEELAVANNRIITLQEDVERVKEESSYQLESRKALRSDSAPDGQALGETRKQLKEETLLRLDVEKELEVQIGMKQEMELSMKMLEKDICEKQDALVELRHQLEDLHTINQQLTHKSQSTDASSKQKSEVIARMEDKINQMNGTVKQLETRCKHAEREKDLALEANRLFKQEFGDKIESLQDEVEQLRRHRWNLEQELRKERERRSEHQLNPTSRPSSAPQRERRLTESMPKQLPESLPVKSESDQLHSGQEDKTSLSSSLSLSYHEDELEFLQEELFVAISPSMCTMCEQEDSLLKTKIQCKNCSGVFCESCVSNQLPLPSSILPETVCTTCYSLLLQQYASTPT, from the exons ATGTCTGATCTGACACCACAGAGCGAAACCCCGACTCCCACCACCGACAAGATCACCCAGGCTGCCCGGGAGACCATTTATCTCTGCAACTTTCGCGTGTCTGTCGATGGCGAGTGGCTTTGTCTTCGTGAGCTCAATGACATCTCCCTCACACCAGACCCAGAGCCAGCCCATGAAG ATCCTAAGGATCCCATTGCCATCGAAAGGCTTAACTTGATGAACATGGCCAAACTGAGCATCAAGGGCCTGATTGAGTCTGCTCTAAACCTGGGACGCACACTTGACTCTGACTATGCACCTCTCCAGCAGTTCTTTGTCGTGATGGAGCACTGTCTGAAGCATGGCTTGAAAA CCAAGAAGACCTTCCTGGGGCAGAACAAGTCATTCTGGGGTGCGTTGGAGTTGGTTGAGAAGCTGACGCCGGAGGCAGGAGAGATCACTGCCAGTGTAAAAGATCTGCCTGGCCTCAA AACACCTCTAGGTAGAGGCCGTGCCTGGTTACGACTGGCTTTAATGCAGAAGAAGCTCTCGGACTACATGAAGACCATCATCAACAGAAAGGAcctgctcag TGAATTTTATGAGGCAAATGCATTGATGATGGAGGAAGAAGGTGCCGTCATTGCTGGACTACTCGTCGGACTGAATGTCATTGATGCCAACCTGTGTATGAAGGGAGAGGACTTGGACTCACAG GTCGGGGTGATTGATTTCTCAATGTACctcaaagatggtggacacagCAGTAAGAGTGCAGAGGG TGATGGTCAGATCACAGCGATTCTGGATCAGAAGAATTACGTGGAGGAGCTGAACAGACATTTAAG tgCGTCTGTAAATAACCTCCAGGCCAAAGTGGACGCCCTTGAAAAGTCCAACACAAAACTAACAGAAGAG CTTGCAGTGGCAAATAACCGCATCATCACTTTACAAGAAGATGTGGAGAGAGTAAAAGAGGAGAGCTCATATCAGCTGGAGTCCAGAAAG GCGTTAAGAAGTGACTCAGCACCAGACGGACAAGCTCTGGGTGAAACGCGCAAGCAGCTCAAAGAGGAAACTCTGCTTAGATTG GATGTGGAAAAGGAGCTGGAGGTGCAGATCGGTATGAAGCAGGAGATGGAGCTGTCCATGAAGATGCTGGAGAAAGACATTTGTGAAAAGCAGGATGCTCTGGTGGAGCTCAGACATCAGCTGGAAGACCTCCATACCATCAACCAACAACTCACCCATAAGTCGCAG AGCACCGATGCCAGCTCTAAACAGAAGAGTGAAGTTATCGCTCGCATGGAAGATAAAATCAACCAGATGAATGGGACTGTAAAACAGCTGGAAACCAG ATGCAAACAcgctgagagagagaaggatCTGGCTCTCGAGGCTAACCGGCTCTTCAAACAAGAGTTTGGAGACAAAATTGAGAGTCTGCAGGACGAGGTGGAGCAGCTGAGGAGGCACAG GTGGAACTTGGAACAAGAGCTGAGAAAAGAGCGAGAGCGAAGGAGCGAGCATCAGCTCAACCCGACATCCAGGCCCTCCAGTGCTCCTCAGCGGGAGAGGAGACTCACGGAGAGCATGCCGAAA CAACTCCCAGAGTCACTGCCAGTCAAAAGCGAGTCTGACCAGCTGCACAGTGGACAGGAGGACAAAACCAGTCTGAGCTCCAGCTT GTCCTTGTCATATCATGAGGATGAGCTG GAATTTCTGCAGGAGGAGTTGTTTGTGGCGATAAGTCCATCCATGTGTACGATGTGTGAACAGGAAGACTCGCTCCTGAAGACAAAG ATACAGTGTAAGAACTGCAGCGGTGTTTTCTGCGAGAGCTGCGTCTCTAATCAACTGCCGTTACCCTCCTCCATTCTCCCAGAGACGGTGTGCACCACCTGCTACTCTCTGTTACTCCAGCAGTACGCTTCAACGCCAACATGA
- the rufy3 gene encoding protein RUFY3 isoform X4, translating into MAERDTGDMPLQSSSEAVKSSGTQNSSDENGHTDSPDDTLSPTSVIYFKEALNSSSVRFGQTGSLSPTLLRQYDFKIERIESKRKNPKDPIAIERLNLMNMAKLSIKGLIESALNLGRTLDSDYAPLQQFFVVMEHCLKHGLKTKKTFLGQNKSFWGALELVEKLTPEAGEITASVKDLPGLKTPLGRGRAWLRLALMQKKLSDYMKTIINRKDLLSEFYEANALMMEEEGAVIAGLLVGLNVIDANLCMKGEDLDSQVGVIDFSMYLKDGGHSSKSAEGDGQITAILDQKNYVEELNRHLSASVNNLQAKVDALEKSNTKLTEELAVANNRIITLQEDVERVKEESSYQLESRKALRSDSAPDGQALGETRKQLKEETLLRLDVEKELEVQIGMKQEMELSMKMLEKDICEKQDALVELRHQLEDLHTINQQLTHKSQSTDASSKQKSEVIARMEDKINQMNGTVKQLETSEKHLVKQARNLNSAAGKLLQLQQ; encoded by the exons atggCGGAGCGGGACACGGGAGATATGCCTCTGCAGTCCTCTTCTGAGGCTGTAAAAAGTTCTGGGACACAGAATTCCTCGGATGAAAACGGACATACTGACAGTCCAGATGACACTCTCTCCCCGACCTCAGTGATTTACTTCAAGGAGGCTTTAAACTCATCGAGCGTGAGGTTTGGGCAGACTGGGTCACTGTCCCCTACTTTACTTCGACAGTACGATTTCAAGATTGAACGAATCGAGTCGAAGCGCAAAA ATCCTAAGGATCCCATTGCCATCGAAAGGCTTAACTTGATGAACATGGCCAAACTGAGCATCAAGGGCCTGATTGAGTCTGCTCTAAACCTGGGACGCACACTTGACTCTGACTATGCACCTCTCCAGCAGTTCTTTGTCGTGATGGAGCACTGTCTGAAGCATGGCTTGAAAA CCAAGAAGACCTTCCTGGGGCAGAACAAGTCATTCTGGGGTGCGTTGGAGTTGGTTGAGAAGCTGACGCCGGAGGCAGGAGAGATCACTGCCAGTGTAAAAGATCTGCCTGGCCTCAA AACACCTCTAGGTAGAGGCCGTGCCTGGTTACGACTGGCTTTAATGCAGAAGAAGCTCTCGGACTACATGAAGACCATCATCAACAGAAAGGAcctgctcag TGAATTTTATGAGGCAAATGCATTGATGATGGAGGAAGAAGGTGCCGTCATTGCTGGACTACTCGTCGGACTGAATGTCATTGATGCCAACCTGTGTATGAAGGGAGAGGACTTGGACTCACAG GTCGGGGTGATTGATTTCTCAATGTACctcaaagatggtggacacagCAGTAAGAGTGCAGAGGG TGATGGTCAGATCACAGCGATTCTGGATCAGAAGAATTACGTGGAGGAGCTGAACAGACATTTAAG tgCGTCTGTAAATAACCTCCAGGCCAAAGTGGACGCCCTTGAAAAGTCCAACACAAAACTAACAGAAGAG CTTGCAGTGGCAAATAACCGCATCATCACTTTACAAGAAGATGTGGAGAGAGTAAAAGAGGAGAGCTCATATCAGCTGGAGTCCAGAAAG GCGTTAAGAAGTGACTCAGCACCAGACGGACAAGCTCTGGGTGAAACGCGCAAGCAGCTCAAAGAGGAAACTCTGCTTAGATTG GATGTGGAAAAGGAGCTGGAGGTGCAGATCGGTATGAAGCAGGAGATGGAGCTGTCCATGAAGATGCTGGAGAAAGACATTTGTGAAAAGCAGGATGCTCTGGTGGAGCTCAGACATCAGCTGGAAGACCTCCATACCATCAACCAACAACTCACCCATAAGTCGCAG AGCACCGATGCCAGCTCTAAACAGAAGAGTGAAGTTATCGCTCGCATGGAAGATAAAATCAACCAGATGAATGGGACTGTAAAACAGCTGGAAACCAG TGAGAAACATCTGGTGAAACAGGCCAGAAACTTGAACTCAGCAGCAgggaagctgctgcagctgcagcagtag
- the rufy3 gene encoding protein RUFY3 isoform X2, whose product MAERDTGDMPLQSSSEAVKSSGTQNSSDENGHTDSPDDTLSPTSVIYFKEALNSSSVRFGQTGSLSPTLLRQYDFKIERIESKRKNPKDPIAIERLNLMNMAKLSIKGLIESALNLGRTLDSDYAPLQQFFVVMEHCLKHGLKTKKTFLGQNKSFWGALELVEKLTPEAGEITASVKDLPGLKTPLGRGRAWLRLALMQKKLSDYMKTIINRKDLLSEFYEANALMMEEEGAVIAGLLVGLNVIDANLCMKGEDLDSQVGVIDFSMYLKDGGHSSKSAEGDGQITAILDQKNYVEELNRHLSASVNNLQAKVDALEKSNTKLTEELAVANNRIITLQEDVERVKEESSYQLESRKALRSDSAPDGQALGETRKQLKEETLLRLDVEKELEVQIGMKQEMELSMKMLEKDICEKQDALVELRHQLEDLHTINQQLTHKSQSTDASSKQKSEVIARMEDKINQMNGTVKQLETRCKHAEREKDLALEANRLFKQEFGDKIESLQDEVEQLRRHRWNLEQELRKERERRSEHQLNPTSRPSSAPQRERRLTESMPKQLPESLPVKSESDQLHSGQEDKTSLSSSLSLSYHEDELEELFVAISPSMCTMCEQEDSLLKTKIQCKNCSGVFCESCVSNQLPLPSSILPETVCTTCYSLLLQQYASTPT is encoded by the exons atggCGGAGCGGGACACGGGAGATATGCCTCTGCAGTCCTCTTCTGAGGCTGTAAAAAGTTCTGGGACACAGAATTCCTCGGATGAAAACGGACATACTGACAGTCCAGATGACACTCTCTCCCCGACCTCAGTGATTTACTTCAAGGAGGCTTTAAACTCATCGAGCGTGAGGTTTGGGCAGACTGGGTCACTGTCCCCTACTTTACTTCGACAGTACGATTTCAAGATTGAACGAATCGAGTCGAAGCGCAAAA ATCCTAAGGATCCCATTGCCATCGAAAGGCTTAACTTGATGAACATGGCCAAACTGAGCATCAAGGGCCTGATTGAGTCTGCTCTAAACCTGGGACGCACACTTGACTCTGACTATGCACCTCTCCAGCAGTTCTTTGTCGTGATGGAGCACTGTCTGAAGCATGGCTTGAAAA CCAAGAAGACCTTCCTGGGGCAGAACAAGTCATTCTGGGGTGCGTTGGAGTTGGTTGAGAAGCTGACGCCGGAGGCAGGAGAGATCACTGCCAGTGTAAAAGATCTGCCTGGCCTCAA AACACCTCTAGGTAGAGGCCGTGCCTGGTTACGACTGGCTTTAATGCAGAAGAAGCTCTCGGACTACATGAAGACCATCATCAACAGAAAGGAcctgctcag TGAATTTTATGAGGCAAATGCATTGATGATGGAGGAAGAAGGTGCCGTCATTGCTGGACTACTCGTCGGACTGAATGTCATTGATGCCAACCTGTGTATGAAGGGAGAGGACTTGGACTCACAG GTCGGGGTGATTGATTTCTCAATGTACctcaaagatggtggacacagCAGTAAGAGTGCAGAGGG TGATGGTCAGATCACAGCGATTCTGGATCAGAAGAATTACGTGGAGGAGCTGAACAGACATTTAAG tgCGTCTGTAAATAACCTCCAGGCCAAAGTGGACGCCCTTGAAAAGTCCAACACAAAACTAACAGAAGAG CTTGCAGTGGCAAATAACCGCATCATCACTTTACAAGAAGATGTGGAGAGAGTAAAAGAGGAGAGCTCATATCAGCTGGAGTCCAGAAAG GCGTTAAGAAGTGACTCAGCACCAGACGGACAAGCTCTGGGTGAAACGCGCAAGCAGCTCAAAGAGGAAACTCTGCTTAGATTG GATGTGGAAAAGGAGCTGGAGGTGCAGATCGGTATGAAGCAGGAGATGGAGCTGTCCATGAAGATGCTGGAGAAAGACATTTGTGAAAAGCAGGATGCTCTGGTGGAGCTCAGACATCAGCTGGAAGACCTCCATACCATCAACCAACAACTCACCCATAAGTCGCAG AGCACCGATGCCAGCTCTAAACAGAAGAGTGAAGTTATCGCTCGCATGGAAGATAAAATCAACCAGATGAATGGGACTGTAAAACAGCTGGAAACCAG ATGCAAACAcgctgagagagagaaggatCTGGCTCTCGAGGCTAACCGGCTCTTCAAACAAGAGTTTGGAGACAAAATTGAGAGTCTGCAGGACGAGGTGGAGCAGCTGAGGAGGCACAG GTGGAACTTGGAACAAGAGCTGAGAAAAGAGCGAGAGCGAAGGAGCGAGCATCAGCTCAACCCGACATCCAGGCCCTCCAGTGCTCCTCAGCGGGAGAGGAGACTCACGGAGAGCATGCCGAAA CAACTCCCAGAGTCACTGCCAGTCAAAAGCGAGTCTGACCAGCTGCACAGTGGACAGGAGGACAAAACCAGTCTGAGCTCCAGCTT GTCCTTGTCATATCATGAGGATGAGCTG GAGGAGTTGTTTGTGGCGATAAGTCCATCCATGTGTACGATGTGTGAACAGGAAGACTCGCTCCTGAAGACAAAG ATACAGTGTAAGAACTGCAGCGGTGTTTTCTGCGAGAGCTGCGTCTCTAATCAACTGCCGTTACCCTCCTCCATTCTCCCAGAGACGGTGTGCACCACCTGCTACTCTCTGTTACTCCAGCAGTACGCTTCAACGCCAACATGA
- the rufy3 gene encoding protein RUFY3 isoform X5, with translation MSDLTPQSETPTPTTDKITQAARETIYLCNFRVSVDGEWLCLRELNDISLTPDPEPAHEDPKDPIAIERLNLMNMAKLSIKGLIESALNLGRTLDSDYAPLQQFFVVMEHCLKHGLKTKKTFLGQNKSFWGALELVEKLTPEAGEITASVKDLPGLKTPLGRGRAWLRLALMQKKLSDYMKTIINRKDLLSEFYEANALMMEEEGAVIAGLLVGLNVIDANLCMKGEDLDSQVGVIDFSMYLKDGGHSSKSAEGDGQITAILDQKNYVEELNRHLSASVNNLQAKVDALEKSNTKLTEELAVANNRIITLQEDVERVKEESSYQLESRKALRSDSAPDGQALGETRKQLKEETLLRLDVEKELEVQIGMKQEMELSMKMLEKDICEKQDALVELRHQLEDLHTINQQLTHKSQSTDASSKQKSEVIARMEDKINQMNGTVKQLETSEKHLVKQARNLNSAAGKLLQLQQ, from the exons ATGTCTGATCTGACACCACAGAGCGAAACCCCGACTCCCACCACCGACAAGATCACCCAGGCTGCCCGGGAGACCATTTATCTCTGCAACTTTCGCGTGTCTGTCGATGGCGAGTGGCTTTGTCTTCGTGAGCTCAATGACATCTCCCTCACACCAGACCCAGAGCCAGCCCATGAAG ATCCTAAGGATCCCATTGCCATCGAAAGGCTTAACTTGATGAACATGGCCAAACTGAGCATCAAGGGCCTGATTGAGTCTGCTCTAAACCTGGGACGCACACTTGACTCTGACTATGCACCTCTCCAGCAGTTCTTTGTCGTGATGGAGCACTGTCTGAAGCATGGCTTGAAAA CCAAGAAGACCTTCCTGGGGCAGAACAAGTCATTCTGGGGTGCGTTGGAGTTGGTTGAGAAGCTGACGCCGGAGGCAGGAGAGATCACTGCCAGTGTAAAAGATCTGCCTGGCCTCAA AACACCTCTAGGTAGAGGCCGTGCCTGGTTACGACTGGCTTTAATGCAGAAGAAGCTCTCGGACTACATGAAGACCATCATCAACAGAAAGGAcctgctcag TGAATTTTATGAGGCAAATGCATTGATGATGGAGGAAGAAGGTGCCGTCATTGCTGGACTACTCGTCGGACTGAATGTCATTGATGCCAACCTGTGTATGAAGGGAGAGGACTTGGACTCACAG GTCGGGGTGATTGATTTCTCAATGTACctcaaagatggtggacacagCAGTAAGAGTGCAGAGGG TGATGGTCAGATCACAGCGATTCTGGATCAGAAGAATTACGTGGAGGAGCTGAACAGACATTTAAG tgCGTCTGTAAATAACCTCCAGGCCAAAGTGGACGCCCTTGAAAAGTCCAACACAAAACTAACAGAAGAG CTTGCAGTGGCAAATAACCGCATCATCACTTTACAAGAAGATGTGGAGAGAGTAAAAGAGGAGAGCTCATATCAGCTGGAGTCCAGAAAG GCGTTAAGAAGTGACTCAGCACCAGACGGACAAGCTCTGGGTGAAACGCGCAAGCAGCTCAAAGAGGAAACTCTGCTTAGATTG GATGTGGAAAAGGAGCTGGAGGTGCAGATCGGTATGAAGCAGGAGATGGAGCTGTCCATGAAGATGCTGGAGAAAGACATTTGTGAAAAGCAGGATGCTCTGGTGGAGCTCAGACATCAGCTGGAAGACCTCCATACCATCAACCAACAACTCACCCATAAGTCGCAG AGCACCGATGCCAGCTCTAAACAGAAGAGTGAAGTTATCGCTCGCATGGAAGATAAAATCAACCAGATGAATGGGACTGTAAAACAGCTGGAAACCAG TGAGAAACATCTGGTGAAACAGGCCAGAAACTTGAACTCAGCAGCAgggaagctgctgcagctgcagcagtag